A stretch of the Thermus thermophilus genome encodes the following:
- a CDS encoding Rieske (2Fe-2S) protein: MWTPVAKLGELQNGRLVVKRPEHKKPILLLYTGEEVFALEDVCTHDDGPLHEGEVEDGAIVCPRHGARFDLRTGRQTLPAPRPVKVFPARLEGDTVLLDL, from the coding sequence ATGTGGACCCCCGTGGCCAAGCTCGGCGAGCTCCAAAACGGCCGCCTCGTGGTGAAGCGGCCCGAGCACAAAAAGCCCATCCTCCTCCTTTACACGGGGGAGGAGGTCTTTGCCTTGGAGGACGTCTGCACCCACGACGACGGCCCCCTCCACGAGGGGGAGGTGGAGGACGGGGCCATCGTCTGCCCCCGCCACGGGGCCCGGTTTGACCTGAGGACGGGGCGGCAGACCCTCCCCGCCCCGAGGCCCGTGAAGGTCTTCCCCGCCCGCCTCGAGGGGGACACCGTCCTCCTGGACCTCTAG
- a CDS encoding tetratricopeptide repeat protein, with translation MYLHRPRLHRALEEALPEGVLVHAPPGFGKTLLLKGFAEAKGLPYRRDWSPEPGCYDLREPPPEVLPGQVVAVRKARLPPLHRLGPEDLAFTPEEVGGLARRLGKKELAGPVHALFGGWPHLTRKALEKGEAAWTPELRAFLEDLLPPLDLRPFLLPLPEAAFRRAGFGEAVEALLAQALAQGVPLRLLPALVAYLEATHPLPPEETARRLLEAALALEAWEEALEAAGRYGGGLLLWTLERAGRPLLERGKVEAFFRHAERVAHPSPRLRLLLALGHRMRGELDRGLAVLEGFPEEDPALLAEALLAKGTLLGLKGVHREAERVFSQGVALGETPLRARFLTSRGAARIRLSRYREAAEDLEEALALSRSARQREVEALALHNLAVARHHMGKLSEAVGLYREVLPFKTTPLSRAYTLLSLGEALRYLGRFLEAKGTLLEAQKEAQASGDYRALGYTLL, from the coding sequence GTGTACCTCCACCGCCCAAGGCTTCACCGGGCCCTGGAGGAGGCCCTTCCCGAAGGGGTCCTGGTCCACGCACCCCCCGGCTTCGGCAAGACCCTCCTCCTCAAGGGCTTCGCCGAGGCCAAGGGGCTCCCCTACCGCCGGGACTGGAGCCCGGAGCCGGGCTGCTACGACCTGAGGGAGCCCCCGCCCGAGGTCCTCCCGGGCCAGGTGGTGGCCGTCCGAAAAGCCCGGCTTCCCCCACTCCACCGCTTGGGCCCGGAAGATCTGGCCTTCACCCCCGAGGAGGTGGGGGGGCTCGCCCGCCGCTTGGGGAAGAAGGAGCTTGCCGGGCCCGTCCACGCCCTCTTCGGGGGCTGGCCCCACCTCACCCGGAAGGCCCTGGAAAAGGGGGAGGCCGCCTGGACCCCCGAGCTTCGCGCCTTTCTGGAGGACCTCCTTCCCCCCTTGGACCTCCGCCCCTTCCTCCTCCCCCTCCCCGAGGCCGCCTTCCGCCGGGCGGGGTTTGGGGAGGCGGTGGAGGCCCTTTTGGCCCAGGCCCTGGCCCAGGGGGTACCCCTCAGGCTCCTCCCCGCCCTCGTCGCCTACCTCGAGGCCACCCACCCCTTGCCGCCCGAGGAAACGGCCAGGAGGCTCCTCGAGGCCGCCCTCGCCCTCGAGGCCTGGGAAGAGGCCCTGGAGGCCGCCGGGCGCTACGGGGGTGGGCTCCTCCTCTGGACCCTGGAGCGGGCGGGAAGGCCCCTCCTGGAAAGGGGCAAGGTGGAGGCCTTCTTCCGCCACGCCGAGCGGGTGGCGCACCCCTCCCCCCGCCTCCGCCTCCTCCTCGCCCTGGGGCACCGGATGCGGGGAGAGCTGGACCGGGGCCTGGCCGTCCTGGAAGGGTTCCCGGAGGAAGACCCCGCCTTGCTTGCCGAGGCCCTCCTCGCCAAAGGCACCCTCCTCGGGTTGAAAGGGGTGCACCGGGAAGCCGAACGGGTCTTCTCCCAGGGGGTGGCCCTGGGGGAGACCCCCTTGCGGGCCCGCTTCCTCACCAGCCGGGGGGCGGCCCGCATCCGCCTCTCCCGCTACCGGGAGGCGGCGGAGGACCTGGAGGAGGCCCTGGCCCTCTCCCGGAGCGCAAGGCAGCGGGAGGTGGAGGCCCTGGCCCTCCACAACCTGGCCGTGGCCCGGCACCACATGGGGAAGCTTTCCGAGGCGGTGGGCCTCTACCGGGAGGTTCTCCCCTTCAAGACCACCCCCCTCTCCCGGGCCTACACCCTGCTCTCCCTGGGGGAAGCCCTGCGGTACCTGGGGCGGTTTTTGGAGGCCAAAGGGACCCTCCTCGAGGCCCAGAAGGAAGCTCAGGCCTCCGGGGACTACCGCGCCTTGGGCTATACCCTCTTATAA
- a CDS encoding arsenate reductase ArsC, producing the protein MRVLVLCTHNSARSQMAEAWLRHFARELGVDLEVHSAGTEKAFVKEEAKRVMAEVGLDLSGHFSKTLLEVPDPWDFGLVLTVCDQAKEACPAYPARTQKRHVSFPDPTGKPLEEWRRVRDALGRMARFLVEALKEGRLPSDEELRQAAGL; encoded by the coding sequence ATGCGGGTCCTCGTCCTCTGCACCCACAACTCCGCCCGAAGCCAGATGGCGGAGGCCTGGCTCCGCCACTTCGCCCGGGAGCTTGGGGTGGACCTCGAGGTCCACTCCGCGGGCACGGAGAAGGCCTTCGTGAAGGAGGAGGCCAAGCGAGTGATGGCCGAGGTGGGGCTGGACCTCTCGGGCCACTTCTCCAAGACCCTCCTCGAGGTCCCCGACCCCTGGGACTTCGGCCTCGTCCTCACCGTGTGCGACCAGGCCAAGGAGGCCTGCCCCGCCTACCCCGCAAGGACCCAAAAGCGCCACGTCTCCTTCCCCGACCCCACGGGGAAACCCCTGGAGGAGTGGCGAAGGGTGCGGGACGCCCTCGGGCGGATGGCCCGCTTCCTGGTGGAAGCCCTCAAGGAGGGAAGGCTCCCCAGCGACGAGGAGCTGAGGCAAGCGGCCGGGCTTTAG
- the sufD gene encoding Fe-S cluster assembly protein SufD: MQVLDKTQVETLSKALGEPAWLLEKRLKALEAFARLPYPSKRDENWRYTDLSEAPLGLPVEAPKGLRLSRDDLPEPVRRRLERTDVSGFLVFVGPDLVYAEVPEELSQRGLVFTSLAEALKTHPEKVAAALFQAVYTEDKFAAQNSAFFTHGAFLYVPAGLEVEKPLGVFKVLLEGERASAGRSLLFLEDNAKAAYIEEYLSSDLPPTLHLSATEMVLRPGARLRHAHVQTFGEGVWHFHRQRALLERDAGLNDLVVNLGGAYARSEVASELVGPGAESEMLGLYFGHGRQQFDHYTLQHHVEHHTRSDLLYKGAVKDEARAVFSGLIRLEKGAQKTDAYQANRNLLLSPTARVDSIPQLEIGANDVRCTHGSTTAPVDEMQLFYLQSRGLPRGLAQELLVKAHLADVLTRIPLKALRAHIEAVIEEKVRI; the protein is encoded by the coding sequence ATGCAGGTACTGGACAAGACGCAGGTGGAAACCCTCTCCAAGGCCCTGGGCGAGCCCGCCTGGCTCTTGGAGAAAAGGCTTAAGGCCCTCGAGGCCTTTGCCCGGCTCCCTTACCCCAGCAAAAGGGACGAGAACTGGCGGTACACCGACCTCTCCGAAGCCCCCCTGGGGCTTCCCGTGGAGGCCCCCAAGGGGCTAAGGCTTTCCCGGGACGACCTCCCCGAGCCCGTGAGGCGCCGCCTGGAGCGGACGGACGTCTCGGGCTTCCTGGTCTTCGTGGGGCCGGACCTCGTCTACGCCGAGGTGCCCGAGGAGCTTTCGCAAAGGGGCTTGGTCTTCACCTCCCTGGCCGAGGCCCTGAAGACCCACCCAGAAAAGGTGGCGGCGGCCCTCTTCCAGGCGGTCTACACCGAGGACAAGTTCGCCGCACAGAACAGCGCCTTCTTCACCCACGGGGCCTTCCTCTACGTCCCCGCGGGGCTAGAGGTGGAGAAGCCCCTCGGGGTCTTCAAGGTGCTCCTGGAAGGGGAAAGGGCCTCGGCGGGGCGGAGCCTCCTCTTCCTGGAGGACAACGCCAAGGCCGCCTACATTGAGGAGTACCTCTCCTCGGACCTGCCCCCCACCCTCCACCTCTCCGCCACGGAGATGGTCCTGAGGCCCGGGGCCCGCCTGCGCCACGCCCACGTCCAGACCTTCGGCGAGGGGGTGTGGCACTTCCACCGGCAAAGGGCCCTTCTGGAGCGGGACGCGGGCCTCAACGACCTCGTGGTGAACCTCGGGGGCGCCTACGCCCGAAGCGAGGTGGCCTCGGAGCTCGTGGGCCCGGGGGCGGAAAGCGAGATGCTCGGCCTCTATTTCGGGCACGGGAGGCAACAGTTTGACCACTACACCCTGCAGCACCACGTGGAGCACCACACCCGAAGCGACCTCCTCTACAAGGGGGCAGTGAAGGACGAGGCCCGGGCGGTCTTCTCCGGCCTCATCCGGCTGGAAAAGGGCGCCCAGAAGACGGACGCCTACCAGGCGAACCGCAACCTCCTCCTCTCCCCCACGGCCCGGGTGGACTCCATCCCCCAGCTGGAGATCGGGGCCAACGACGTGCGCTGCACCCACGGGAGCACCACCGCCCCCGTGGACGAGATGCAGCTCTTCTACCTCCAGTCCCGGGGGCTTCCTCGAGGCCTCGCCCAGGAGCTCCTGGTGAAGGCCCACCTGGCGGACGTCCTCACCCGCATCCCCTTGAAGGCGCTCAGGGCCCACATTGAGGCGGTGATTGAGGAGAAGGTGCGGATCTAG
- the trpD gene encoding anthranilate phosphoribosyltransferase, with translation MDAVKKAILGEVLEEGEAYEVMRALMAGEVSPVRAAGLLVAMSLRGERPHEIAAMARAMREAARPLKVRRRPLLDLVGTGGDGKGLLNLSTLAALVAAAGGVAVAKHGNRAASSKAGSADLLEALGVDLEAPPERVEEAIEELGFGFLFARVFHPAMRHVAPVRAELGVRTVFNLLGPLTNPAGADAYVLGVFSPAWLAPMAEALERLGARGLVVHGEGADELVLGENRVVEVGKGAYTLTPEEVGLRRAPLEALKGGGPEENAALARRLLKGEEKGPLADAVALAAGAGFYAAGKTPSLKEGVALAREVLASGEAYLLLERYVAFLRA, from the coding sequence ATGGACGCGGTGAAGAAGGCCATTCTGGGCGAGGTTTTGGAGGAGGGGGAGGCCTACGAGGTCATGCGGGCCCTGATGGCGGGGGAGGTCTCCCCGGTGCGGGCGGCGGGGCTTTTGGTGGCCATGAGCCTGAGGGGAGAGCGGCCCCACGAGATCGCCGCCATGGCCCGGGCCATGCGGGAGGCGGCGAGGCCCCTCAAGGTGCGCCGGCGCCCCCTTTTGGACCTCGTGGGCACCGGGGGGGATGGGAAAGGGCTTCTCAACCTCTCCACCCTGGCCGCCCTGGTGGCGGCGGCGGGGGGTGTGGCCGTGGCCAAGCACGGGAACCGGGCGGCGAGCTCCAAGGCGGGGAGCGCGGACCTCCTCGAGGCCCTGGGGGTAGACCTCGAGGCCCCCCCTGAGAGGGTGGAAGAGGCCATAGAGGAGCTGGGCTTCGGCTTCCTCTTCGCCCGGGTCTTCCACCCCGCCATGCGCCACGTGGCCCCGGTGCGGGCCGAGCTCGGCGTGCGCACCGTCTTCAACCTCCTCGGGCCCCTCACCAACCCCGCCGGGGCGGACGCCTACGTCCTCGGGGTCTTTAGCCCCGCGTGGCTTGCCCCCATGGCCGAGGCCCTGGAGCGGCTTGGGGCCCGGGGGCTCGTGGTCCACGGGGAGGGGGCGGACGAGCTCGTCCTCGGGGAGAACCGGGTGGTGGAGGTGGGGAAGGGGGCCTATACCCTCACCCCCGAGGAGGTGGGCCTAAGGAGGGCTCCCCTCGAGGCCCTCAAAGGAGGCGGCCCCGAGGAGAACGCGGCCCTCGCCCGCCGCCTCCTCAAGGGGGAGGAGAAGGGCCCCCTGGCGGACGCCGTGGCCCTGGCCGCGGGGGCCGGGTTCTACGCCGCGGGAAAAACCCCCTCCCTGAAGGAGGGGGTGGCGTTGGCCCGGGAGGTCCTGGCCTCGGGGGAGGCCTACCTCCTCCTGGAGCGCTACGTGGCCTTCCTCAGGGCCTAG
- the ubiE gene encoding bifunctional demethylmenaquinone methyltransferase/2-methoxy-6-polyprenyl-1,4-benzoquinol methylase UbiE, whose translation MFSEIAPRYDLLNRLLSFGADLRWRRRAADLALEKAPRRILDLATGTGDLALLLKERAPEAEVVGADFAPPMLEIARRKAEARGVGVRFLEADALALPFPDGAFDAVTIAFGFRNFADYGKALRELYRVLAPGGRLVLLEFPPPPRGAFGLVYRVYFGRVLPFLGGLLSGNFGAYRYLPESVEAFPPPEALKAMMAAAGFSVRYELLTFGVAAIHVGDKP comes from the coding sequence ATGTTCTCGGAGATTGCCCCCCGCTACGACCTCCTAAACCGCCTCCTCTCCTTCGGGGCGGACCTCCGCTGGCGCAGGCGGGCGGCGGACCTCGCCCTGGAGAAGGCTCCAAGGCGCATCCTGGACCTGGCCACGGGGACGGGGGACCTGGCCCTCCTCCTCAAGGAAAGGGCCCCCGAGGCGGAGGTGGTGGGGGCGGACTTCGCCCCGCCCATGCTGGAGATCGCCCGGAGGAAGGCGGAGGCGAGGGGGGTGGGGGTTCGCTTCCTCGAGGCGGACGCCCTCGCCCTCCCCTTCCCCGACGGGGCCTTTGACGCGGTGACCATCGCCTTCGGCTTCCGCAACTTCGCCGACTACGGAAAGGCCCTAAGGGAGCTTTATCGGGTCCTGGCCCCCGGGGGGAGGCTCGTCCTCCTGGAGTTCCCCCCGCCCCCCCGGGGGGCCTTTGGCCTCGTCTACCGGGTCTACTTCGGGCGGGTCCTCCCGTTCCTCGGGGGGCTTCTTTCGGGGAACTTCGGGGCCTACCGCTACCTGCCGGAAAGCGTGGAGGCCTTCCCCCCTCCTGAGGCCCTGAAGGCCATGATGGCGGCGGCGGGGTTTTCCGTGCGCTACGAGCTCCTCACCTTCGGGGTGGCGGCCATCCACGTGGGGGACAAGCCCTAA
- a CDS encoding anthranilate synthase component II has product MRVLVVDNYDSFTYNLVQYLGELGASPIVWRNDQFRLEEVEALDPDRILVSPGPCTPFEAGLSIPLIQRYASRYPILGVCLGHQAIGAAFGGKVVPAPVLMHGKVSPIHHDGTGVFRGLASPFPATRYHSLVVAEVPEALVVNAWAEEAGGRTVMGFRHRDYPTHGVQFHPESYLTEAGKLILKNFLEDPWTR; this is encoded by the coding sequence ATGAGGGTCTTGGTGGTGGACAACTACGACAGCTTCACCTACAACCTGGTGCAGTACCTGGGGGAGCTCGGGGCAAGCCCCATCGTGTGGCGGAACGACCAGTTCCGGCTGGAGGAGGTGGAGGCTTTGGACCCGGACCGGATCCTGGTGAGCCCGGGGCCCTGTACGCCCTTTGAGGCGGGGCTTTCCATCCCCCTGATCCAGCGCTACGCTTCGCGCTACCCCATCCTGGGGGTCTGCCTCGGGCACCAGGCCATCGGGGCGGCCTTCGGGGGGAAGGTGGTTCCCGCCCCCGTCCTCATGCACGGCAAGGTGAGCCCCATCCACCACGACGGCACCGGGGTCTTCCGGGGGCTAGCTAGCCCCTTCCCCGCCACCCGCTACCACTCCTTGGTGGTGGCGGAGGTGCCGGAGGCCCTGGTGGTGAACGCCTGGGCGGAGGAGGCGGGGGGGCGGACGGTGATGGGCTTCCGCCACCGGGACTACCCCACCCACGGGGTGCAGTTCCACCCGGAGAGCTACCTCACGGAGGCGGGTAAACTCATCCTCAAGAACTTCCTGGAGGACCCATGGACGCGGTGA
- the trpE gene encoding anthranilate synthase component I has translation MERIRPYRKTFLADLETPVTAYLKLSEKAPVSFLLESVERGRQSRFSIVGVGARRTFRLKDGVFTVNGERVEAQDPLRALYERVYAPLERPPDLPPFFGGVVGYAAYDLVRYYERLPSLKPDDLGLPDLLFVEPEVVAVFDHLKNLLHLVAPGEDPEEAESRLLWAERRLKGPLPGVPGERAGGRARFQEDFSREDYLKAVEKALDYIRAGDIFQVVLSLRLSSPLTVHPFALYRALRSVNPSPYMGYLDLGEVVLVSASPESLLRSDGRKVITRPIAGTRPRGKDEEEDKGLAEELLKDEKEVAEHVMLLDLSRNDIGRVAAFGTVRVLEPMHVEYYSHVMHLVSTVEGVLAEGKTPLDALASVLPMGTVSGAPKIRAMEIIEELEPHRRGPYGGSFGYLAYDGAMDMALTLRTFVVAKGWMHVQAGAGIVADSVPEREYQECLNKARALLKAVEMAEEGL, from the coding sequence ATGGAGCGGATCCGACCTTACCGCAAAACCTTCCTCGCGGACCTGGAGACCCCGGTGACCGCCTACCTGAAGCTCTCCGAGAAGGCCCCGGTGAGCTTCCTCTTGGAGTCGGTGGAGCGGGGGCGCCAAAGCCGCTTCTCCATCGTGGGGGTGGGGGCGCGGCGCACCTTCCGCCTGAAGGACGGGGTCTTCACGGTGAACGGGGAGCGGGTGGAGGCCCAAGACCCCTTGCGCGCCCTCTACGAGCGGGTCTACGCCCCCTTGGAGCGCCCCCCCGACCTCCCCCCTTTCTTCGGCGGGGTGGTGGGCTACGCCGCTTACGACCTCGTCCGCTACTACGAAAGGCTTCCAAGCCTCAAGCCCGACGACCTGGGCCTCCCCGACCTCCTCTTCGTGGAGCCCGAGGTGGTGGCCGTGTTTGACCACCTGAAGAACCTCCTCCACCTCGTGGCCCCGGGGGAGGACCCCGAGGAGGCGGAATCCCGCCTCCTCTGGGCGGAAAGGAGGCTCAAGGGCCCCCTGCCCGGGGTGCCGGGGGAGAGGGCGGGGGGGAGGGCCCGCTTCCAGGAGGACTTTTCCCGGGAGGACTACCTGAAGGCGGTGGAAAAGGCCCTGGACTACATCCGGGCCGGGGACATCTTCCAGGTGGTCCTCTCCTTGCGGCTCTCCTCCCCCCTCACCGTCCACCCCTTCGCCCTCTACCGGGCGCTGAGGAGCGTGAACCCGAGCCCCTACATGGGCTACCTGGACCTGGGGGAGGTGGTCCTGGTCTCCGCAAGCCCCGAAAGCCTCCTCCGCTCGGACGGCCGCAAGGTAATCACCCGGCCCATCGCGGGCACGAGGCCCAGGGGGAAGGACGAGGAGGAGGACAAGGGGCTTGCCGAGGAGCTCCTTAAGGACGAGAAGGAGGTCGCGGAGCACGTGATGCTCCTGGACCTCTCCCGCAACGACATCGGCCGGGTGGCCGCCTTCGGCACGGTGCGGGTCCTCGAGCCCATGCACGTGGAGTACTACTCCCACGTGATGCACCTCGTCTCCACGGTGGAAGGGGTTTTGGCCGAAGGCAAGACCCCTTTGGACGCCTTGGCCAGCGTGCTCCCCATGGGCACGGTCTCCGGGGCCCCGAAGATCCGGGCCATGGAGATCATTGAGGAGCTGGAGCCCCACCGCCGGGGGCCCTACGGGGGAAGCTTCGGCTACCTGGCCTACGACGGGGCCATGGACATGGCCCTCACCCTGCGCACCTTCGTGGTGGCCAAGGGCTGGATGCACGTGCAGGCGGGGGCGGGGATTGTGGCGGACTCGGTGCCGGAGAGGGAGTACCAGGAATGCCTGAACAAGGCCCGGGCGCTCCTCAAGGCGGTGGAGATGGCGGAGGAGGGGCTATGA
- a CDS encoding M3 family oligoendopeptidase has protein sequence METTWDLTPLFPGLESPEFQRAWEGLKGRIGELKGLLEREAPLAEVLAALDAFLEEATPLRAYLYARYSADTRDEAALAKLSELEVLFLDFQRLRPRLTRYLALKDPEEAGPYRLLVEEAKEEALHLMPEGEEVLAAELSLSGRAAWDKLHESLTSQITAVVDGEEMPITKVRNLYFHPEEEVRKKAYEAELKAWEAHEVPLAFALNGVKGEASVLNRKRGYRDDLEPTLLQNRITRKALSAMQEAVGESLPLFRRYFLLKARALGKERLDWWDLFAPLGRGRRWSLEEARAFIPAKLALLVPKAAQVAEMAFQERWMDLLPRKGKVGGAYCMARGGGKSLILANYEESFESVSTLAHELGHAYHNFALKEAPASLRRVPMTLAETASIMNETLVVEAALKEASPEEGLLILDTYLQGAAQVVVDIHSRFLFESWVFQRRRARELSPREFKELMLKAQEEAYGEALATRHPYMWAVKGHYYGADFYNYPYTFGLLFGLAVYQAAKEDPGFAERYEALLAESGRYRAKELALRFGFDLESVDFWRRGVRVLEEKVAQLERMTSP, from the coding sequence ATGGAGACCACCTGGGACCTCACCCCCCTCTTCCCCGGCCTGGAAAGCCCCGAGTTCCAGAGGGCCTGGGAAGGCCTGAAGGGAAGGATCGGCGAGCTCAAGGGGCTTCTTGAGCGGGAAGCCCCCCTCGCCGAGGTCCTCGCCGCCCTGGACGCCTTCCTGGAGGAGGCCACCCCCCTTCGGGCCTACCTCTACGCCCGCTACAGCGCCGACACCCGGGACGAGGCTGCCCTTGCCAAGCTCTCCGAGCTGGAGGTCCTCTTCCTGGACTTCCAGCGTTTAAGGCCCCGCCTCACCCGCTACCTGGCCCTGAAGGACCCGGAGGAAGCCGGGCCCTACCGCCTCCTGGTGGAGGAGGCCAAGGAGGAGGCCCTGCACCTGATGCCCGAGGGGGAGGAGGTCCTGGCGGCGGAGCTTTCCCTCTCGGGGAGAGCGGCCTGGGACAAGCTCCACGAGAGCCTCACGAGCCAGATCACCGCGGTGGTGGACGGGGAGGAGATGCCCATCACCAAGGTGCGGAACCTCTACTTCCACCCCGAGGAGGAGGTGCGGAAGAAGGCCTACGAGGCCGAGCTCAAGGCCTGGGAGGCCCACGAGGTGCCCCTGGCCTTCGCCCTAAACGGGGTGAAGGGGGAGGCCAGCGTCCTAAACCGGAAGCGGGGCTATAGGGACGACCTCGAGCCCACCCTCCTCCAAAACCGCATCACGAGGAAGGCCCTCTCCGCCATGCAGGAGGCGGTAGGGGAAAGCCTTCCCCTCTTCCGCCGCTACTTCCTCCTCAAGGCCAGGGCCCTAGGCAAGGAGCGCCTGGACTGGTGGGACCTCTTCGCCCCCCTAGGCCGGGGGAGGCGTTGGAGCCTGGAGGAGGCCCGGGCCTTCATCCCGGCCAAGCTCGCCCTCCTGGTGCCGAAAGCCGCCCAGGTGGCGGAGATGGCCTTCCAGGAGCGCTGGATGGACCTCCTCCCCCGAAAGGGCAAGGTGGGCGGGGCCTACTGCATGGCCCGGGGCGGAGGGAAGAGCCTCATCCTCGCCAACTACGAGGAGAGCTTTGAGTCCGTCTCCACCCTGGCCCACGAGCTCGGCCACGCCTACCACAACTTCGCCCTCAAGGAGGCCCCGGCCTCCCTCCGCCGGGTCCCCATGACCCTGGCGGAGACGGCGAGCATCATGAACGAGACCCTGGTGGTGGAGGCGGCCCTCAAGGAGGCCTCCCCCGAGGAGGGCCTCCTCATCCTGGACACCTACCTCCAGGGGGCGGCCCAGGTGGTGGTGGACATCCATAGCCGCTTCCTCTTTGAGTCCTGGGTCTTCCAAAGGCGCAGGGCGCGGGAGCTTTCCCCAAGGGAGTTCAAGGAGCTCATGCTCAAGGCCCAGGAGGAGGCCTACGGGGAGGCCCTGGCCACCCGCCACCCCTACATGTGGGCGGTGAAAGGGCACTACTACGGGGCCGACTTCTACAACTACCCCTACACCTTCGGCCTCCTCTTCGGGCTTGCCGTCTACCAGGCGGCCAAGGAGGACCCCGGCTTCGCCGAGCGCTACGAGGCCCTCCTCGCCGAGTCCGGCCGCTACCGGGCCAAGGAGCTCGCCCTCCGCTTCGGCTTTGACCTGGAGAGCGTGGACTTCTGGCGCCGGGGGGTTCGGGTCCTCGAGGAGAAGGTGGCCCAGCTTGAGCGCATGACCTCCCCCTGA
- a CDS encoding acyl-CoA thioesterase, with protein MEGFPVKVSVQVRFRDLDALGHVNNAVYLTYFEVARAAYFRRLEEDWVARGHFILARAEVDFLRPIHLEDPVEVGVRVVRIGRSSFDMEYRVEARGEEAARGRTVQVWLEGGRPAPLPEAIRERIRALEGRPL; from the coding sequence ATGGAGGGCTTTCCCGTAAAGGTTTCCGTGCAGGTGCGCTTCCGCGATCTGGACGCCTTGGGCCACGTGAACAACGCCGTCTACCTCACCTACTTTGAGGTGGCCCGGGCTGCCTACTTCCGAAGGCTGGAGGAGGACTGGGTGGCGCGGGGCCACTTCATCCTGGCCCGGGCCGAGGTGGACTTCCTGAGGCCCATCCACCTCGAGGACCCCGTGGAGGTGGGGGTGCGGGTGGTGCGGATCGGCCGCTCCAGCTTTGACATGGAGTACCGGGTGGAAGCCCGGGGAGAGGAGGCGGCCCGGGGCCGGACGGTGCAGGTTTGGCTGGAAGGGGGCCGCCCCGCCCCCTTGCCCGAGGCCATCCGGGAGAGGATCCGGGCCCTGGAGGGGCGGCCCCTTTAG